A genome region from Acidimicrobiia bacterium includes the following:
- a CDS encoding polysaccharide deacetylase family protein: MDRRTFLVAAAASIAALACSDGGGDTKASGSTTTVAPTTSKAAARARFVDTGPHDRDRVALTFHTNGDLSLAQQLLDVLTAREVFITSFVVGNWLDADPTWAKKLLDAGHELANHTYTHPSFSTLSPDAMRDEIVRCRDALARLSGSPGAFFRPSGTDDGTAAPPDVVLDLAREAGYRTVLGFDVDPLDYTDPGADAVATRTLARIGPGSIVSMHFGHPGTIAALPRILDGLDAKNLTPVTASKLLA, translated from the coding sequence GCGCACGTTTCTCGTCGCGGCTGCCGCGAGCATTGCGGCGCTGGCGTGCTCCGACGGCGGAGGCGACACGAAAGCAAGCGGTTCGACCACGACCGTCGCGCCGACAACCAGCAAGGCGGCGGCGCGTGCCAGGTTCGTCGACACCGGGCCGCACGATCGTGACCGAGTCGCGCTCACGTTCCACACGAACGGCGATCTCTCGCTCGCGCAGCAACTGCTCGACGTGCTCACCGCGCGAGAGGTGTTCATCACCTCGTTCGTCGTGGGCAATTGGCTCGACGCCGATCCCACGTGGGCCAAGAAGCTCCTCGACGCGGGCCACGAGCTCGCGAACCACACCTACACCCACCCATCGTTCTCGACCCTCTCCCCGGACGCGATGCGCGACGAGATCGTTCGCTGCCGCGACGCGCTCGCGAGGCTGTCGGGTTCGCCGGGCGCCTTCTTCCGCCCGTCGGGTACCGATGACGGCACGGCCGCGCCCCCCGACGTCGTGCTCGACCTGGCGCGTGAGGCCGGCTACCGCACCGTGCTCGGCTTCGACGTGGACCCGCTCGACTACACCGATCCGGGTGCTGACGCGGTCGCGACGCGGACCCTGGCAAGGATCGGACCGGGCTCGATCGTAAGCATGCACTTCGGCCATCCGGGCACGATCGCAGCGTTGCCCCGCATCCTCGACGGGCTCGACGCCAAGAACCTCACGCCCGTCACCGCGTCGAAGCTGCTCGCCTGA